From a single Loigolactobacillus coryniformis subsp. coryniformis KCTC 3167 = DSM 20001 genomic region:
- a CDS encoding ABC-F family ATP-binding cassette domain-containing protein, producing the protein MITVSDVSLRFPDRQLYSDVNLKFTPGNCYGIIGANGAGKSTFLKILSGQLAPTTGQVTISPNERMTSLKQDHYAFEEYTVLDTVIQGHEKLYQVMQEKNALYAKPDFNDEDGIKVAELEGEFAEMDGWNAEAEAAQLLQELGIDETMQQQKMSELTENEKVKVLLGQALFGKPDILLLDEPTNGLDAPTIQWLENFLMNFPNTVIVVSHDRHFLNTVCTHMCDVDFGKIELFVGNYDFWLQSSQLAAQLKNQANAKKEDQIKELQEFIARFSANASKSKQATSRKKQLDKITLEDIKPSSRQYPFIKFETAREIGSDLLRVDNISKSIAGVKILDQITFTLKPGEKTALISRSDVATTTLMQILAGELEPDTGTVTWGVTTSRAYLPRDNSAEFTADLTILDWLRQFASKEESDNTFLRGFLGRMLFSGDEVLKKLNMLSGGEKVRCMLAKIMLSQANVLLLDDPTNHLDLESITALNDALVDFGGALVFTSHDYEFIQTIADHIVEVSAKGVVERFDTHYDEFLAHDDIQKQVAALY; encoded by the coding sequence ATGATAACTGTAAGTGATGTTAGTTTACGTTTCCCCGATCGCCAATTGTATTCTGATGTTAATTTAAAATTCACCCCAGGCAACTGTTATGGCATTATTGGCGCAAATGGTGCCGGTAAGTCGACTTTTCTGAAAATTCTTTCCGGCCAATTAGCGCCAACCACTGGTCAAGTAACAATTTCGCCTAACGAACGGATGACGAGCTTGAAACAGGACCATTATGCTTTTGAGGAGTATACGGTTCTGGATACGGTGATCCAAGGACACGAAAAGTTATATCAAGTGATGCAGGAAAAAAATGCCTTGTACGCCAAACCTGATTTTAACGATGAAGATGGTATCAAAGTTGCGGAATTAGAAGGCGAATTTGCGGAAATGGATGGCTGGAACGCTGAAGCTGAGGCCGCACAATTACTGCAAGAACTCGGTATTGATGAAACCATGCAGCAACAAAAAATGAGTGAACTGACTGAAAATGAGAAGGTCAAAGTGTTGTTAGGCCAAGCCTTATTTGGCAAGCCCGATATTTTACTATTGGATGAACCAACTAATGGGCTAGACGCACCCACGATTCAATGGTTAGAAAATTTCCTAATGAATTTTCCTAATACCGTCATCGTGGTTTCCCATGATCGTCATTTCTTAAATACGGTCTGCACGCATATGTGTGACGTAGATTTTGGCAAGATCGAGCTGTTTGTTGGTAACTATGATTTCTGGTTACAATCCAGTCAGTTAGCCGCGCAGTTAAAGAACCAAGCCAACGCTAAAAAAGAAGACCAAATCAAAGAATTACAAGAATTTATTGCCCGGTTCAGCGCTAATGCGTCTAAATCCAAACAAGCAACCTCGCGGAAAAAACAGTTAGATAAAATCACGTTGGAAGATATTAAACCGTCGAGTCGCCAGTATCCATTTATTAAATTTGAAACGGCACGCGAAATCGGTAGTGATCTGTTACGGGTCGATAATATCAGCAAGTCGATTGCCGGTGTTAAAATTCTTGACCAAATTACTTTCACTTTGAAACCAGGTGAAAAAACGGCGTTGATCAGTCGTAGTGATGTGGCGACGACAACCTTGATGCAAATTCTAGCCGGTGAATTAGAACCTGATACTGGAACAGTAACCTGGGGTGTGACCACTTCACGAGCTTATTTACCGCGGGATAACTCGGCGGAATTTACTGCTGACTTAACGATCTTGGATTGGTTACGACAATTTGCTAGCAAAGAAGAAAGTGATAACACCTTCTTACGTGGATTCTTAGGTCGAATGTTATTTTCTGGTGACGAAGTGCTGAAAAAGTTGAACATGTTGTCCGGTGGCGAGAAAGTTCGCTGTATGTTAGCTAAAATTATGCTCAGCCAGGCTAATGTTTTGTTACTCGATGATCCAACCAATCATTTGGATTTGGAATCGATCACAGCTTTAAACGATGCGTTAGTTGATTTTGGTGGCGCATTAGTCTTTACTTCTCATGATTACGAATTTATTCAAACCATCGCTGATCATATTGTCGAGGTCAGTGCTAAAGGCGTCGTTGAGCGTTTTGATACGCACTATGATGAGTTCTTGGCTCACGATGATATTCAAAAACAGGTTGCCGCATTGTACTAA
- a CDS encoding amino acid ABC transporter permease, with the protein MNNFIQAYSWLNIRYLLEGLWITVEISAISIVLSFIIGGLLGLLRYVKIKYLSALVGFVIDIIRNLPLLLILFFTFFGLPNIGIKPDVVMAAILAMTVFESAMVAEIIRSGIQAVDPGQMEAARSNGMSYRQAMQHIILPQAIKKMIPPLVSQFVSLIKDTSLATIIMLPELMYHAQIIYGQNTNFVLPMFLALAVLYFIVCYALSWLSRVLDRRMGA; encoded by the coding sequence ATGAATAATTTTATTCAAGCATATTCATGGCTGAACATCCGTTATCTCCTGGAAGGGCTATGGATCACCGTTGAAATTTCCGCTATCTCAATCGTGCTGAGTTTTATTATCGGCGGTTTACTTGGCTTGTTACGTTACGTGAAGATCAAATATCTATCCGCGTTAGTGGGTTTTGTGATCGATATTATTCGTAATTTGCCGCTACTGTTGATTTTGTTCTTTACGTTCTTCGGTTTGCCGAATATCGGGATCAAGCCTGATGTTGTTATGGCGGCGATCTTGGCGATGACAGTCTTTGAATCAGCGATGGTTGCCGAGATCATTCGTAGTGGGATCCAAGCTGTTGATCCTGGACAAATGGAGGCTGCGCGGAGTAACGGGATGTCCTATCGCCAAGCGATGCAACATATTATTTTACCGCAGGCAATCAAGAAAATGATTCCGCCGCTGGTCAGTCAATTCGTCTCGTTGATCAAGGATACTTCTTTAGCAACGATCATCATGTTACCAGAACTGATGTACCACGCGCAGATCATTTACGGACAAAATACGAATTTTGTGTTGCCAATGTTTTTAGCGTTAGCAGTGCTTTATTTTATTGTTTGTTACGCACTATCCTGGCTTTCCCGTGTACTGGATCGGCGGATGGGCGCTTAA
- a CDS encoding amino acid ABC transporter permease produces MISILVNHWPELWSGFLFTLGSSILALVGSLIVGTFFAFMEISERKWVHALGRIYVEVFRNIPLLVITMFFYVVIPMFLTGVSGFTAGTIGLTIYTSAFIAETVRAGIEAVDPGQMEAARSNGLTYTQAMAHIVFPQAIKITIPPLGNQFINLVKNSSVLAFVAGFDLMYQGNLIASTTFDTTSTYLAIGLLYLILTLPLSYFMRYLEKKWA; encoded by the coding sequence ATGATTTCGATTTTAGTTAATCATTGGCCGGAACTTTGGTCTGGCTTTCTGTTTACCCTTGGTTCTAGTATTTTAGCTTTAGTTGGTAGTTTGATTGTGGGGACGTTCTTTGCGTTTATGGAGATCAGTGAGCGTAAATGGGTTCATGCCCTCGGTCGCATCTATGTAGAAGTTTTCCGTAATATTCCCTTGTTAGTTATTACCATGTTTTTCTACGTTGTGATTCCAATGTTTCTTACTGGGGTCAGCGGATTTACTGCTGGGACAATCGGCTTGACGATCTATACTTCAGCTTTTATTGCTGAAACTGTTCGTGCGGGTATTGAAGCGGTCGATCCAGGGCAAATGGAAGCGGCACGTTCCAACGGTCTGACTTATACTCAGGCAATGGCGCACATTGTTTTTCCACAAGCGATTAAAATTACGATTCCACCGTTGGGTAACCAATTCATTAATTTGGTTAAAAACTCATCAGTCTTAGCCTTTGTGGCTGGTTTTGATTTAATGTATCAAGGTAATCTGATCGCCTCGACGACTTTTGATACCACAAGTACGTATTTAGCAATTGGGTTATTGTACTTGATCCTAACACTACCATTGAGCTATTTTATGCGTTATCTAGAAAAGAAATGGGCTTAG
- a CDS encoding transporter substrate-binding domain-containing protein has product MKKFVQRILPLAFLLSLVLLMSGCGNQSLSKQNVLKVDQASKTMTWGVKADTRLFGLMNIKTGNIEGFDIDMAKTITKQILGKDGKAKFIQVTSNTRIPMLKNGNIDAIIATMTISPERAKQVDFSQPYFNAGQAILVKKGSKIKDIRDLNYKGAKVLAVQGSTSALNVKKFAPKASVLELSDYAQAFTALQSGQGQALTTDNGILYGMSLENPGYVVVGGTFTKEPYGIAVNNGQKDMTAAVNKAIDDMKKSGEYQRLQNKWFGKVPGFDEGGN; this is encoded by the coding sequence ATGAAAAAGTTTGTCCAACGCATACTGCCGCTTGCCTTCTTATTGAGTTTGGTTTTACTGATGAGTGGCTGCGGTAATCAAAGTTTATCGAAACAGAATGTTTTAAAAGTCGATCAAGCCAGCAAAACGATGACTTGGGGCGTAAAAGCCGATACCCGCTTATTCGGCCTGATGAATATCAAAACCGGCAATATTGAAGGCTTTGATATTGATATGGCTAAGACAATCACCAAACAGATCTTAGGTAAAGATGGTAAAGCTAAGTTTATCCAAGTGACCAGTAATACTCGGATTCCAATGTTAAAGAATGGTAATATTGATGCAATCATTGCCACAATGACAATTTCGCCAGAACGGGCTAAGCAGGTTGATTTTTCGCAACCATATTTTAATGCCGGCCAAGCGATCTTGGTTAAAAAGGGCAGTAAGATCAAAGACATTCGTGATCTGAATTATAAAGGTGCTAAAGTCCTGGCGGTTCAAGGATCAACTTCAGCTTTAAACGTTAAAAAGTTTGCACCTAAAGCCAGCGTTTTGGAATTATCTGATTACGCGCAGGCCTTTACCGCTTTGCAATCAGGTCAAGGACAGGCGTTGACTACAGATAACGGGATCCTTTATGGGATGTCGCTAGAAAATCCAGGTTACGTTGTTGTGGGTGGTACCTTCACCAAGGAACCTTATGGGATCGCTGTTAATAATGGTCAAAAAGATATGACGGCTGCCGTTAATAAGGCTATCGACGATATGAAAAAATCAGGTGAGTATCAACGCTTGCAAAATAAGTGGTTTGGTAAAGTACCTGGTTTTGACGAAGGGGGGAACTAA
- a CDS encoding amino acid ABC transporter ATP-binding protein, translated as MSMIEFHDVEKYYGDFHALKNINLTIDKGEVVVIIGPSGSGKSTLLRTMNGLNTVSSGKLIVNNFDLADKKTDINKIRRDVGMVFQHFNLYANKTVLENVTLAPRLVLKEDKAQSEKEAMDLLDLVGLADKAQSYPSMLSGGQEQRVAIARSLAMKPKALLFDEPTSALDPEMIGDVLDVMKKVAADAGMTMIVVTHEMGFAQEVADRLIFMADGEILEDDDTKSFFAHPKEERARQFLSKIINH; from the coding sequence ATGTCAATGATCGAGTTTCACGATGTTGAAAAATATTATGGCGATTTTCATGCCCTAAAAAATATCAACTTGACGATCGATAAAGGAGAAGTCGTTGTTATTATCGGCCCATCAGGTTCTGGTAAAAGCACGCTACTCCGAACGATGAATGGCCTTAATACAGTTTCTTCCGGGAAGTTAATTGTTAATAATTTTGATTTAGCAGATAAGAAAACGGATATCAATAAGATTCGCCGGGATGTCGGCATGGTTTTCCAGCATTTTAATTTATATGCCAATAAAACCGTGCTGGAAAATGTCACCTTAGCACCACGCTTAGTTTTAAAAGAGGATAAAGCACAAAGTGAAAAAGAAGCAATGGACTTATTGGATTTAGTTGGTTTAGCCGATAAGGCACAATCTTATCCAAGTATGTTGTCTGGTGGTCAAGAACAGCGGGTGGCGATTGCACGTAGTTTGGCGATGAAACCGAAAGCTTTACTGTTTGATGAACCAACTTCTGCATTGGATCCAGAAATGATTGGTGATGTACTGGACGTTATGAAAAAAGTCGCTGCTGATGCAGGGATGACAATGATTGTGGTTACCCACGAAATGGGCTTTGCCCAAGAAGTTGCTGACCGGTTGATTTTCATGGCCGACGGTGAAATCTTGGAAGATGACGATACAAAGTCCTTCTTTGCTCATCCAAAAGAAGAACGGGCGCGGCAGTTCTTAAGTAAAATCATTAATCATTAA
- a CDS encoding D-2-hydroxyacid dehydrogenase produces MKILMYSVRDDEQPAIKAWAQRNQATVDTFDQDLSLATVERAKGYDGIVIVQHAKIDSDQVYQKLHGFGIKQISLRSAGYDVVDLAVAQANDLIITNVPAYSPRSVAEYALTQTMRLIRNLELFDERTAHHDFRWGGLMAHEVHTLTIGIIGAGRIGGTVARLFHALGAKVIATDPVENTELAEFVTYMDQASLLKTADVVTLHTQLLPTTTHLIGAEQFTQMKPTAFLINASRGPVVDTPALVAALKNKQIAGAAIDVIEDEQEFNNRDLTKTKITNPNVLALQAMPNVIFTPHIAFYTNMAVQNMVDISLDDTKSILETGQAQHPVK; encoded by the coding sequence ATGAAAATCTTAATGTACAGTGTTCGTGATGATGAGCAACCCGCAATCAAGGCTTGGGCACAACGCAATCAAGCAACGGTTGATACTTTTGATCAAGATCTGAGTTTAGCTACGGTTGAGCGTGCTAAGGGTTATGACGGTATTGTGATCGTTCAGCATGCTAAAATCGACAGTGATCAAGTTTATCAGAAGCTACACGGATTTGGCATTAAGCAAATTAGTTTGCGCAGTGCGGGTTATGATGTTGTTGATCTAGCAGTAGCTCAAGCTAACGATTTGATCATTACCAATGTGCCAGCTTATTCGCCGCGTTCAGTGGCTGAATATGCATTGACACAAACTATGCGTTTAATTCGTAATTTGGAATTATTCGATGAACGGACGGCACACCATGATTTTCGTTGGGGTGGTCTAATGGCCCATGAAGTACATACATTGACGATTGGTATTATTGGGGCAGGCCGTATTGGTGGGACCGTTGCTCGTTTGTTCCATGCTTTAGGTGCTAAGGTGATTGCAACTGATCCAGTAGAAAATACAGAACTTGCTGAGTTTGTTACCTACATGGATCAAGCAAGTTTATTAAAAACAGCTGACGTGGTGACGTTACATACACAGTTATTGCCAACAACGACTCATTTGATCGGTGCCGAGCAATTTACACAGATGAAACCAACCGCCTTTTTAATCAATGCTTCGCGTGGTCCAGTAGTGGATACCCCCGCTTTAGTTGCGGCATTAAAAAATAAACAAATCGCTGGCGCAGCAATCGATGTCATCGAAGACGAGCAGGAATTCAACAATCGTGATCTCACAAAGACTAAAATAACTAATCCCAATGTGCTAGCATTACAAGCTATGCCAAACGTTATTTTTACACCACACATTGCTTTTTACACCAATATGGCAGTACAAAACATGGTCGATATCAGTTTGGATGATACTAAAAGTATTCTTGAAACAGGTCAGGCGCAGCATCCGGTAAAGTGA
- a CDS encoding DUF6681 family protein — protein sequence MLSLLDMLNHYLGYFNMNVKLKNRVYTLIGVVGVLYLGYLAIYFLRAGAWTRGLLFLLVFVILVYFTVLNVIYYFTTKTAKFDISPKIEKLLGGRAASAADDPMIGGKHAAHTTTVIPAAGLFHEQSLLPAKLTVDATQQANLEQLADSLVANGYLQLNYANRSDEQIYEQAQKTGQPVYALGDLVQLPFYELRQQGDHYLVYAGRNAIDSLPVGEVTEVGLMPTKEAAARYQIVLASAQLTGGPYKIAGRSGAVSGSEPFKLVIQAAYKDPTAAPTSAVKAEQVAANNLSTPTSSAEPTRMSRRNR from the coding sequence GTGTTATCTTTGCTTGATATGTTGAATCACTATTTAGGCTATTTCAACATGAACGTTAAATTAAAAAACCGTGTGTATACATTGATCGGTGTAGTTGGTGTCCTTTATCTAGGTTATCTTGCTATTTATTTCCTCCGTGCTGGCGCCTGGACACGGGGCTTACTATTTTTACTGGTTTTTGTCATCTTGGTTTACTTTACGGTGTTAAATGTCATTTATTACTTTACAACGAAAACCGCTAAGTTTGACATTTCGCCGAAGATCGAAAAGCTATTAGGTGGTCGTGCTGCTAGCGCTGCTGATGACCCGATGATCGGCGGGAAGCATGCTGCACATACGACAACTGTAATCCCAGCAGCTGGTTTGTTTCACGAACAGAGCTTATTACCAGCTAAACTAACGGTGGATGCAACGCAACAGGCCAATCTTGAGCAGCTAGCTGATAGTCTAGTGGCTAATGGCTATTTACAATTAAATTATGCTAACCGCTCGGATGAACAAATTTATGAGCAAGCACAAAAAACAGGTCAGCCGGTTTATGCGCTTGGTGATTTAGTCCAATTACCATTTTATGAATTACGGCAGCAGGGCGATCACTATCTGGTTTATGCCGGCCGGAATGCAATTGATAGTTTACCCGTTGGGGAAGTTACTGAAGTTGGTTTGATGCCGACTAAAGAAGCAGCGGCTAGATATCAGATCGTGTTGGCCAGTGCGCAATTAACTGGTGGGCCGTATAAGATTGCTGGACGCTCGGGTGCTGTTTCTGGCAGTGAACCATTTAAGCTTGTGATCCAAGCAGCGTATAAGGATCCAACAGCAGCCCCAACCAGTGCTGTAAAGGCAGAGCAAGTGGCTGCCAATAATCTATCAACACCAACGTCGTCTGCTGAACCAACGCGTATGTCGCGGCGTAATCGCTAA
- a CDS encoding IS3 family transposase (programmed frameshift) — MTKYTKQFKLHVVQDYLTSSLGFILIARKYQIKSHATVNKWVRQYQRFGVRGLEVRRPEKVYDGTFKVTVLNWMKTNQASITETALNFDISAPSTIWQWQRTFENEGLDALFRNRGRSKIMSADKQSKKTKQPDELTRLRDENELLKIENEYLKKLKALAQSQGRQRAQIIQELRPNYRLGKILKVVGMAKSTYSYAIKSVPTENDPDAILKQTITDIKANATAAGYRQVTGQLREMGLVVNHKKVLRLMRELNLLSTAYNKQTRKYNSYKGTVGAVAKNRLKRRFMTNRPYQKLTTDITELRWGNKTIEERAYFTCVYDLFSSEVLSHDIALKPTVAFTTDVLTTAINLIPKQLGYRTTVHSDQGFQYQNPRWVRILKQQHLFQSMSRKATCLDNAAMESFFHILKAEVYDQKQFDTLAELTQAVASWIQYYNFTRIKTKLGGKSPVKYRVLTTQKVA; from the exons ATGACCAAATATACCAAGCAGTTTAAACTACATGTTGTTCAAGACTATCTGACGTCCTCATTAGGTTTTATCTTGATCGCTAGAAAGTACCAGATCAAAAGTCATGCGACCGTTAATAAATGGGTCCGGCAATACCAGCGTTTCGGTGTTAGGGGGCTTGAGGTTCGCCGACCAGAGAAAGTTTATGATGGCACTTTTAAGGTGACTGTTTTAAACTGGATGAAAACGAATCAGGCATCCATAACTGAAACTGCCCTTAACTTTGATATTTCTGCGCCGTCAACTATTTGGCAATGGCAACGAACTTTCGAAAATGAAGGTCTTGATGCCTTGTTTCGTAACCGAGGACGGTCAAAAATTATGTCAGCTGATAAACAAAGCAAGAAAACGAAACAACCAGATGAATTAACCCGCTTACGTGACGAAAACGAATTACTAAAGATCGAGAATGAATACCTAAAAAAATTGAAGGCCTTGGCTCAATCACAAG GTAGACAACGAGCACAAATCATCCAAGAACTAAGGCCTAATTATCGGCTCGGTAAGATCCTTAAAGTCGTTGGCATGGCCAAGAGCACCTATAGCTACGCGATAAAGTCTGTCCCAACTGAAAACGATCCGGATGCGATCCTTAAACAAACCATTACAGACATTAAAGCTAACGCGACTGCGGCCGGTTACCGCCAGGTCACTGGCCAATTGCGTGAAATGGGGCTGGTGGTCAATCATAAGAAAGTCTTGCGCTTAATGCGTGAACTAAACCTGTTATCAACGGCGTATAATAAACAAACCCGTAAGTATAACTCTTACAAAGGAACGGTTGGAGCTGTCGCTAAGAATCGACTTAAACGACGCTTTATGACCAATCGACCGTATCAAAAGTTAACGACTGATATTACTGAGCTTCGTTGGGGCAATAAAACGATTGAAGAACGGGCTTACTTTACGTGTGTTTATGATCTATTTTCCAGTGAAGTCCTGAGCCATGATATTGCTTTAAAACCAACTGTGGCGTTCACCACCGATGTTTTAACAACAGCGATCAACCTGATTCCCAAACAACTAGGTTATCGGACAACGGTCCACTCTGACCAAGGCTTTCAATATCAAAATCCACGTTGGGTCCGTATTTTAAAGCAACAACATCTTTTCCAGAGTATGTCACGCAAAGCAACCTGCTTAGATAATGCGGCTATGGAAAGTTTTTTTCACATTCTAAAAGCAGAAGTTTATGATCAAAAACAGTTCGATACCTTGGCGGAATTAACCCAAGCCGTAGCGAGCTGGATTCAATATTATAATTTCACGAGAATCAAAACAAAACTGGGTGGTAAGAGCCCGGTTAAATACCGTGTTCTTACCACCCAGAAAGTTGCTTAA
- a CDS encoding guanylate kinase: MLPQRLFVITGATGTGKTTVSQYLTKYYQIPRVITHTTRPPRVGEENGVDYYFENEVSFFTKHYIESVRYADYYYGSSREALAAAWEKCAYASIVLDTKGAVTYVQTLGAQVIPLFLTVEQPASLVTRLTKRGDQREMIAQRVASPEYERDLRLPTALADQAQVIVNDDWLVAQRQLDQIMQNYGLTKSADLI; this comes from the coding sequence TTGTTGCCACAGCGCTTATTCGTGATCACCGGGGCGACAGGAACGGGCAAAACAACCGTGAGTCAGTACTTAACTAAGTATTATCAAATTCCGCGGGTCATCACTCATACAACACGGCCACCACGGGTCGGTGAGGAAAATGGTGTCGACTATTATTTTGAAAATGAAGTCAGCTTCTTTACTAAGCATTATATTGAATCGGTGCGCTACGCTGATTATTACTATGGTTCATCACGTGAAGCCCTAGCTGCAGCCTGGGAAAAATGCGCTTATGCCAGTATCGTTTTGGATACCAAAGGTGCAGTGACTTACGTACAGACGCTAGGTGCACAGGTGATACCGTTGTTTCTGACGGTTGAACAGCCTGCGTCACTGGTGACGCGGTTAACTAAGCGCGGCGATCAGCGGGAAATGATCGCACAGCGGGTAGCTAGTCCTGAGTATGAGCGCGATCTGCGGCTACCAACGGCGTTAGCAGATCAGGCGCAAGTGATCGTTAATGATGACTGGCTAGTTGCACAAAGGCAGTTGGATCAAATCATGCAAAATTATGGCCTAACAAAAAGCGCCGACTTGATATAA
- a CDS encoding ECF transporter S component, which yields MRQEKNTLRAIIFTGLFAAIIFIGISLLRIPIPALVGRPFIHFGNSLTVLAILFLGGRNGALAGIIGLGGFDLLNGYAATSWLTALEVIVIALVVNTGFNLFQRDDRASHIVILGIVAGLMKIVTTYAVSIVEALMVGTSFKVALINSFLSLPATVINSISTAILVPILYFALRGSLQTVRRRA from the coding sequence ATGCGACAAGAGAAGAATACTTTACGGGCGATTATTTTTACAGGTTTATTTGCGGCCATCATTTTTATCGGGATATCTTTATTAAGAATTCCAATACCAGCGTTAGTTGGGCGGCCATTTATCCATTTTGGCAATTCTTTGACCGTTTTAGCGATTTTATTCCTAGGTGGTCGTAATGGTGCGTTAGCGGGCATTATTGGTTTAGGTGGTTTTGATTTATTAAATGGTTATGCGGCGACGTCGTGGTTGACCGCGCTAGAAGTGATCGTGATCGCTTTAGTGGTCAACACCGGCTTTAACCTCTTTCAGCGGGACGATCGCGCTAGCCACATTGTGATTTTAGGTATCGTTGCTGGATTGATGAAGATCGTGACGACTTATGCAGTGTCGATCGTTGAAGCACTAATGGTTGGGACTAGCTTTAAAGTAGCATTGATCAATTCATTTTTAAGCTTGCCAGCGACGGTGATCAATTCAATTTCGACTGCCATTCTGGTGCCAATACTGTATTTTGCTTTACGCGGTAGTCTACAAACCGTACGGCGGCGTGCTTAA
- a CDS encoding pyridoxamine kinase has protein sequence MTLPNQVLISQDLSCVGQVSLGVALPIVATLGLQPAILPTALLSTHTGGFGANTYLDLSQEMQRIIAHWQTLELNFSAVYLGYLGTAALPVMRQHLPTLATPAARILLDPVMGDHGRLYKGFGRSYVAGMRQLAHRATVITPNVTEARLLLELPQDEQPLTLAAAEKLVQQLSAQLSIANVILTGVPLNDGQIGVVGYTERTIWHWSTPQLAGHYFGTGDIFASVCFGLWLHGSTLQSASQQAMEFVQQAIKRTATAATDVRFGVDYAAGFQQLLEQVLPV, from the coding sequence ATGACTTTACCGAACCAAGTTTTGATCAGCCAGGATCTATCCTGTGTTGGTCAAGTTTCTTTAGGTGTGGCATTACCGATCGTGGCAACGCTCGGTCTACAACCGGCTATTTTGCCAACTGCATTATTATCAACGCATACTGGCGGCTTTGGTGCTAACACCTACCTTGATCTCAGTCAGGAAATGCAACGGATCATCGCTCATTGGCAAACGCTGGAGCTGAATTTTTCTGCGGTGTACTTAGGCTATTTAGGTACCGCCGCTTTACCAGTAATGAGACAGCACTTACCGACTTTAGCAACACCCGCGGCGCGGATTCTACTAGATCCCGTGATGGGAGATCACGGTCGTTTATACAAGGGCTTTGGCCGTTCCTATGTGGCGGGCATGCGCCAACTAGCTCATCGGGCCACTGTTATTACACCGAATGTGACCGAAGCACGGTTACTATTGGAATTGCCCCAAGATGAGCAGCCATTGACGCTTGCGGCAGCAGAAAAATTAGTGCAACAGTTAAGCGCACAATTGTCGATTGCCAATGTGATTCTAACCGGTGTACCATTGAATGATGGTCAAATTGGTGTAGTTGGTTATACTGAACGGACGATTTGGCATTGGTCAACACCACAATTAGCAGGCCATTATTTTGGGACTGGTGATATTTTTGCTAGTGTTTGCTTTGGCTTGTGGTTACATGGATCAACGCTGCAAAGTGCCAGTCAGCAGGCTATGGAATTTGTACAGCAAGCAATCAAACGAACAGCCACTGCGGCAACGGATGTGCGTTTTGGTGTTGATTATGCAGCTGGATTCCAACAATTATTAGAACAAGTACTACCAGTTTAA